One Clostridium sp. CM027 genomic window carries:
- the smc gene encoding chromosome segregation protein SMC gives MFLKSIEIRGFKSFADKTELTFTKGITAVVGPNGSGKSNISDAVRWVLGEQSARNLRGDKMEDIIFAGTQFRKPVGLAQVSLILDNSDSGLDIDYSNVTISRRLYRSGESEYLINNTSCRLKDVQQLFMDTGIGKEGYSIIGQGKIDAILSGKTEERRKLFEEAAGIVKFKTRKEEAEKRLDSTDQNLIRIEDILSTYEERLEPLMNESEKAKKFLKLFEELKSKEVSIIIDSINKVEEKIKRLHDEGTELDGEVIQSTKGKTQFKKDVEYWNSEFETFENKNREEKQIYYNNKLIYQNNVSEIKILNERIDNLAKAIDKTSNESDIIRKNLLKFKRNKDVSEDSLNIIKNTQMEIVEKIQYEEIKIKGIEGNIAIESDEAKTLKEKEQSSIDKTIEFTNNLLILKNNMDISKKRIDTLKNNIENFDNSIKINANTKTVFESQMEEFKDKIVRYESKVRDNKKESDKLQNILTFNERTMKNCNFKINKTEANFNVLTTLEKKHEGYNKSVKNLMQHVNEGKVGNIRECFVLGEIIKVEKNLEVAIEIALGGSISHIITKDETVAKLLIDFLKVNNLGRATFLPLNIIKGKRLTIDNETKNNPGFVGMANELISYDEKFSEVIAFILGRTIICKDMNSALQISKKNNFRYKIVTLSGEIINVGGSLTGGSVYSKTSSIIGRKREIKELAKDLDVLKDESIIYLEKIKQSKSEILGLNEENLNLKDKVHFENIEVTKVEAKVSSIINETNRLKNNIMALNTEKSLEEGKLEKGNKEIDEKNESVAKFIHAKDEIQQSLNKVDFKLKDKLQEIENIKESIIDAKIKKAQIDETIHNKRSEIQRLNDEISVYNEKIIVFSREIEESMKNKNKNLFSIQSAEVKVKEIMSILEKTEKKFEDNEIKRIKIKEHIKISVEHLENVSQVLEKTEKEMHKCELALAKVKMEKDTYYQKLNDDFELTYAEALQFKNEIEDIDKLKKEIIALKAAISMLGKINVSAIEEYKEVKDKFTFMNGQKEDLVLAKNELLTVIGEMTEKMKQIFAENFIILRQNFNETFTELFKGGSADLILTEGDELTAKIDINVQPPGKKLQNISLMSGGEKVLSAIALLFAILKMKPTPFCILDEIEAALDDANVVRYAEFLKRFSDNVQFIIITHRKGTMEAGDVLYGVTMEEKGVSKIVSVHLNK, from the coding sequence ATGTTCTTAAAATCTATTGAAATAAGAGGATTTAAATCCTTTGCAGATAAAACAGAGTTAACATTCACGAAGGGAATTACGGCAGTAGTTGGGCCAAATGGAAGTGGTAAAAGCAATATATCTGATGCTGTTAGGTGGGTCCTCGGAGAACAAAGTGCACGAAACTTAAGAGGAGATAAAATGGAGGATATTATATTCGCTGGCACACAGTTTAGGAAACCGGTTGGCCTGGCGCAAGTTTCCTTGATTTTGGATAATAGCGATTCTGGACTGGACATTGATTATTCTAATGTTACAATCTCGAGAAGATTATATCGTTCAGGAGAAAGCGAATATTTAATAAACAATACATCTTGTAGATTAAAAGATGTTCAACAGCTTTTTATGGATACTGGTATAGGAAAAGAAGGATACTCAATTATTGGTCAAGGTAAAATTGATGCTATTTTAAGTGGTAAAACTGAGGAAAGACGAAAATTGTTTGAAGAGGCTGCAGGAATTGTTAAGTTTAAAACAAGAAAAGAAGAAGCAGAAAAGAGATTAGATAGTACAGATCAAAATTTGATTAGAATAGAAGATATTTTAAGCACTTATGAAGAAAGACTAGAACCATTAATGAATGAAAGCGAAAAGGCAAAGAAATTTTTAAAACTTTTTGAAGAATTAAAAAGCAAAGAGGTTAGCATAATTATTGACTCCATTAATAAGGTTGAAGAAAAAATTAAAAGATTACACGATGAAGGTACTGAATTAGATGGCGAAGTAATACAAAGCACAAAGGGAAAAACCCAATTTAAGAAAGATGTTGAATACTGGAACAGTGAATTTGAAACATTTGAAAATAAAAACCGAGAAGAAAAACAAATATATTACAACAATAAGTTGATTTACCAAAATAATGTCTCTGAAATAAAGATACTAAATGAAAGAATAGATAATTTAGCAAAAGCAATTGATAAAACATCAAATGAGAGCGATATTATTCGTAAAAATTTATTGAAATTTAAACGCAATAAGGATGTATCAGAAGATTCTTTGAATATTATAAAAAATACTCAAATGGAAATAGTAGAAAAAATTCAATATGAAGAAATAAAAATTAAGGGTATTGAGGGAAATATAGCGATTGAAAGTGATGAAGCTAAAACTCTTAAGGAAAAAGAGCAAAGCAGCATTGATAAAACTATTGAATTTACCAATAATCTATTAATTTTAAAAAATAACATGGATATCTCTAAAAAAAGAATTGATACTTTGAAAAATAACATTGAAAATTTCGACAATTCAATAAAAATCAATGCGAATACAAAAACAGTATTTGAAAGTCAAATGGAAGAATTTAAAGATAAAATAGTTCGCTATGAAAGTAAGGTTAGGGATAATAAAAAAGAAAGTGATAAATTACAAAACATTCTAACGTTTAATGAAAGAACTATGAAAAATTGTAATTTTAAAATTAATAAAACAGAAGCTAATTTTAATGTACTTACAACTTTGGAAAAAAAGCATGAAGGTTATAATAAATCGGTAAAAAATTTAATGCAACACGTGAATGAAGGTAAAGTAGGAAATATTCGTGAGTGTTTTGTACTTGGAGAAATTATAAAGGTGGAAAAAAATTTAGAAGTAGCTATAGAAATTGCCTTGGGGGGATCTATATCACATATAATAACTAAAGATGAAACCGTGGCAAAATTATTAATAGATTTTTTGAAGGTAAACAATCTCGGAAGAGCAACATTTTTACCTTTAAACATTATTAAGGGTAAAAGACTTACAATTGATAATGAAACTAAAAACAATCCTGGATTTGTTGGAATGGCAAATGAATTAATAAGTTATGATGAGAAATTTAGTGAAGTTATTGCATTTATTTTAGGTAGGACAATTATATGTAAAGATATGAATTCGGCCCTCCAAATATCTAAAAAAAATAATTTTAGATATAAAATCGTTACATTATCAGGAGAAATTATAAACGTTGGCGGTTCGTTAACTGGTGGAAGCGTATATTCAAAGACTTCAAGCATAATTGGTAGAAAAAGAGAAATAAAAGAGTTGGCTAAGGATTTAGATGTGTTAAAAGATGAATCAATTATTTACTTGGAAAAAATAAAACAAAGCAAATCTGAAATTTTAGGGTTAAACGAAGAAAACTTAAATTTAAAGGATAAGGTTCACTTTGAAAATATTGAAGTAACGAAGGTGGAAGCTAAAGTAAGCTCAATAATTAATGAAACAAACAGATTAAAAAACAATATAATGGCTCTAAACACTGAAAAGTCATTAGAAGAGGGTAAACTTGAAAAGGGAAATAAAGAAATTGATGAAAAAAATGAATCTGTTGCTAAATTTATTCATGCGAAAGATGAAATACAACAAAGTCTTAACAAGGTTGATTTTAAATTAAAAGATAAATTGCAAGAAATTGAAAATATAAAAGAATCAATTATTGATGCTAAGATAAAAAAAGCTCAAATTGATGAAACAATACATAATAAGCGATCTGAAATTCAAAGATTAAATGATGAAATATCGGTATATAATGAAAAAATAATTGTATTTTCTAGAGAAATAGAAGAATCCATGAAAAATAAAAACAAAAATTTATTTTCAATTCAAAGTGCCGAAGTAAAAGTAAAAGAAATAATGAGTATACTAGAAAAAACGGAAAAAAAATTTGAAGACAATGAAATTAAAAGAATTAAAATTAAAGAGCATATAAAAATAAGTGTGGAGCATTTAGAAAATGTTTCGCAAGTGCTAGAAAAAACCGAAAAAGAAATGCACAAATGTGAATTAGCCCTTGCGAAAGTTAAAATGGAAAAGGATACTTACTATCAGAAACTGAACGATGACTTTGAATTAACATATGCGGAAGCATTGCAATTTAAAAATGAAATTGAAGACATTGATAAGCTTAAAAAGGAAATAATAGCACTAAAAGCGGCAATATCAATGCTTGGTAAAATTAATGTTAGTGCGATTGAAGAATATAAAGAAGTTAAAGATAAATTCACTTTTATGAATGGTCAAAAAGAAGATTTGGTTTTAGCGAAAAACGAATTATTAACTGTAATAGGTGAAATGACTGAAAAAATGAAACAAATATTTGCAGAAAATTTTATTATATTAAGACAAAATTTTAATGAAACCTTCACGGAATTATTTAAGGGTGGAAGTGCAGATTTAATACTTACAGAAGGCGACGAACTTACTGCCAAAATTGATATTAATGTTCAACCACCAGGGAAAAAACTTCAAAACATAAGTTTAATGTCTGGTGGAGAAAAAGTTTTATCCGCAATAGCATTATTATTTGCAATATTAAAGATGAAGCCAACACCTTTTTGCATTTTAGATGAAATTGAAGCAGCACTTGATGATGCGAATGTAGTTAGGTATGCTGAATTTTTAAAGAGATTTTCGGATAATGTTCAGTTTATTATAATAACTCACAGGAAGGGAACTATGGAAGCTGGAGATGTATTATATGGGGTTACCATGGAGGAAAAGGGAGTGTCAAAAATAGTATCTGTGCATTTGAATAAGTAA
- the ftsY gene encoding signal recognition particle-docking protein FtsY: MFGNFFGKLKDGLAKTRNSITEKVSEVLNLAITIDDELYEELEEILITSDIGVETSIHVIEKLKKKVKEDKIKEPEEIWPCLKEVLIDILGENENPIQHANLPEVLLIIGVNGVGKTTSIGKIAASLKDKKYKVLIAAADTFRAAAIDQLEIWSSRAGVELIKHQEGSDPAAVVFDAVQAAKARKVDVLICDTAGRLHNKKNLMDELAKINRVIKREYSEAHMETLLVIDGTTGQNGVEQAKQFMKICPIDGIILTKLDGTAKGGVVISIKNQLDIPVKYIGVGEGVDDLQEFNSKDFVEALF, translated from the coding sequence ATGTTTGGAAATTTTTTTGGAAAATTAAAAGACGGACTAGCAAAAACAAGAAATAGCATCACAGAAAAAGTCAGTGAAGTACTAAACTTAGCCATTACAATTGACGATGAATTATATGAGGAACTAGAAGAAATATTAATCACATCAGATATAGGGGTAGAGACTTCTATTCATGTCATTGAAAAGCTTAAAAAAAAGGTGAAGGAAGACAAAATAAAAGAACCAGAAGAAATCTGGCCATGTTTAAAAGAAGTTTTGATTGACATATTAGGTGAAAATGAAAACCCAATACAACATGCAAATCTACCGGAGGTACTTTTGATAATTGGGGTTAATGGTGTTGGTAAAACCACTTCCATTGGTAAAATCGCTGCATCGCTAAAAGACAAGAAATATAAAGTTCTCATTGCTGCAGCGGATACGTTCAGAGCGGCAGCAATTGATCAGTTAGAGATTTGGAGCAGTAGAGCAGGCGTGGAATTAATAAAACATCAAGAGGGGTCTGATCCTGCGGCTGTGGTTTTTGATGCTGTTCAAGCAGCCAAAGCAAGGAAAGTTGATGTTCTAATTTGTGATACGGCAGGTAGGCTACATAATAAAAAGAATCTTATGGATGAATTAGCAAAAATAAATAGGGTGATTAAGCGAGAGTATAGTGAGGCCCATATGGAAACTTTATTAGTAATTGATGGTACAACAGGACAAAATGGAGTTGAGCAAGCTAAACAATTTATGAAGATATGTCCTATAGATGGTATAATACTAACTAAATTAGATGGCACGGCTAAAGGTGGCGTTGTAATATCAATAAAAAATCAACTTGATATACCGGTTAAATATATAGGCGTTGGTGAAGGTGTAGATGATTTACAAGAGTTTAATTCAAAGGATTTCGTAGAGGCTTTATTTTAA
- a CDS encoding putative DNA-binding protein, whose translation MEKRFEISLLLDFYGELLTEKQRNIMDMYFNNDLSLSEIAEINNTSRQAIHDTIKRSDNVLLVYEEKLKLLNKNHELKETLKDIISKLDNLQVNIKDENINKIICDIKTQIIENI comes from the coding sequence ATGGAAAAAAGATTTGAAATTTCTTTATTATTAGATTTTTATGGTGAATTGCTTACTGAAAAGCAGAGAAACATAATGGATATGTATTTTAATAATGACCTCTCTTTATCAGAAATAGCAGAGATAAATAATACTAGCAGGCAAGCTATTCATGATACCATTAAAAGATCTGATAATGTGCTTTTAGTATATGAAGAAAAATTAAAGTTATTAAATAAAAATCATGAACTAAAAGAAACTTTAAAAGACATTATATCAAAATTAGATAACTTACAAGTTAATATAAAAGATGAAAATATAAATAAGATTATATGTGATATAAAAACCCAGATTATTGAAAACATTTAG
- the ffh gene encoding signal recognition particle protein: protein MAFEGLSSKLQDTIKKLKGKGKLSEKDIKNAMREVKLALLEADVNYKVVKDFVKNVSEKCLGNGVLESLTPGQQVIKIVNDELTDLMGNSESKLEFSINGITVIMLVGLQGAGKTTMGGKLALSLKRKNKKPLLVACDVYRPAAIKQLQVVGKQIDVPVFTMGENVSPVDIAKASLDFAKDNGNNVVIIDTAGRLHIDETLMEELQNIKSSVKPSEIMLVVDSMTGQDAVNVADSFNSQLDITGIILTKLDGDTRGGAALSIKAITGKSIKFVGVGEKMNDLEVFYPDRMASRILGMGDVLSLIEKAQEAINEDEAKELGSRMLSQEFNLNDFLAMMQQMKKLGPLNKLVEMMPGVNKKELQGVDLSQSEKEMGKVEAIIKSMTISERTHPSLISGSSSRKKRIANGSGTLVQQVNKLLKDFEMAKKFMKQAKGFQKPGKKGLFGKMPF, encoded by the coding sequence ATGGCTTTTGAAGGGTTATCTTCTAAGTTACAGGATACCATAAAAAAATTAAAAGGTAAGGGTAAGCTTTCCGAAAAAGATATTAAAAATGCTATGAGAGAAGTAAAATTAGCATTGCTTGAAGCAGATGTTAACTATAAAGTGGTTAAAGATTTTGTGAAAAATGTTAGCGAAAAGTGTTTAGGTAATGGAGTATTAGAAAGCTTAACACCAGGGCAACAGGTCATCAAAATTGTTAATGATGAGTTAACTGATTTAATGGGTAATTCAGAAAGTAAGTTAGAGTTTTCTATAAATGGGATAACAGTTATAATGCTTGTTGGTCTTCAAGGTGCCGGTAAAACCACAATGGGTGGGAAACTTGCCCTTTCACTGAAACGAAAAAACAAAAAACCACTATTGGTTGCTTGTGATGTATATAGGCCAGCTGCAATTAAACAATTACAGGTAGTAGGAAAACAAATTGATGTTCCGGTTTTTACCATGGGAGAGAATGTGAGCCCTGTAGATATAGCAAAAGCATCATTAGACTTTGCTAAAGATAATGGTAATAATGTAGTTATAATAGATACAGCAGGAAGACTTCATATAGATGAAACTTTAATGGAGGAACTTCAAAATATAAAATCAAGTGTTAAGCCAAGCGAAATAATGCTTGTTGTAGATTCTATGACTGGTCAGGATGCAGTTAATGTAGCAGATAGTTTTAATTCGCAGCTGGATATAACTGGAATAATTTTGACTAAGTTAGATGGTGATACAAGAGGTGGTGCAGCTTTATCAATTAAAGCAATAACTGGTAAATCTATAAAATTCGTTGGTGTTGGCGAAAAAATGAATGATTTGGAAGTTTTCTATCCAGATAGAATGGCATCAAGAATACTTGGTATGGGGGATGTGCTTTCATTAATAGAAAAAGCTCAGGAAGCTATAAATGAAGATGAAGCAAAAGAACTTGGAAGCAGAATGCTATCTCAAGAATTCAATCTAAATGATTTTTTAGCAATGATGCAACAGATGAAAAAGCTTGGACCATTGAATAAATTGGTTGAAATGATGCCAGGTGTAAATAAAAAAGAATTACAGGGTGTAGATTTGTCTCAAAGCGAAAAAGAAATGGGAAAAGTTGAAGCTATCATAAAATCAATGACTATATCAGAAAGAACGCATCCTAGTTTAATTAGTGGTTCTTCTTCTAGAAAAAAGAGAATTGCTAATGGGTCAGGCACATTGGTACAGCAAGTAAATAAGCTGTTAAAAGATTTTGAAATGGCAAAGAAATTTATGAAGCAAGCAAAAGGATTCCAAAAACCTGGTAAAAAAGGTCTGTTTGGTAAAATGCCTTTTTAA
- the rpsP gene encoding 30S ribosomal protein S16 yields MAVKIRLKRMGAKHAPFYRVVVADSRAPRDGRFIEEIGYYNPTTEPTTIKIDVEKATKWMKNGAQPSDTVKRLLSKIAVN; encoded by the coding sequence ATGGCAGTTAAAATAAGATTAAAAAGAATGGGTGCTAAACATGCTCCATTTTATAGAGTAGTAGTTGCAGATTCAAGAGCTCCTAGAGATGGAAGATTTATAGAAGAAATAGGATACTATAACCCAACAACAGAGCCAACTACTATTAAAATTGATGTTGAAAAAGCAACTAAGTGGATGAAAAATGGTGCACAACCATCTGATACAGTTAAAAGGTTACTTAGCAAAATAGCAGTCAACTAG
- a CDS encoding KH domain-containing protein, producing MKQLLEVLAKYLVDKPEMVVVNEVAHEHAVLLELSVAHEDMGKVIGKQGRIAKAIRTVVKAAAVKENKKVVVEIK from the coding sequence ATGAAACAGTTACTTGAAGTATTGGCAAAGTATTTAGTTGATAAACCAGAAATGGTAGTAGTAAACGAAGTAGCACATGAGCATGCAGTACTTCTTGAATTATCTGTAGCTCATGAGGATATGGGAAAAGTTATAGGTAAACAAGGTAGAATAGCTAAAGCTATTAGAACGGTTGTTAAGGCAGCTGCTGTTAAAGAAAATAAAAAAGTAGTTGTTGAAATAAAGTAA
- the rimM gene encoding ribosome maturation factor RimM (Essential for efficient processing of 16S rRNA) has translation MEDFMSVGKIGKTHGLKGEVKVFSLTDSLERFKKLKSVYIDGEIRKIEGCKLQAANAILKIEGIDSIEQAELYRNKYLMVKREDAVELTEDSYYVADLLNCNVFEQGGEELGKVYDVLHTPGNDVYWVKGNKEVLIPVLKDIIVSIDINKREIIIKPIKEWQE, from the coding sequence ATGGAAGATTTTATGAGCGTAGGTAAGATAGGCAAGACACATGGCTTAAAGGGTGAAGTTAAAGTCTTTTCGCTAACGGATAGTCTTGAAAGATTTAAAAAATTAAAAAGTGTGTATATTGATGGTGAAATTAGAAAAATTGAAGGTTGCAAACTTCAAGCAGCTAACGCAATACTTAAAATTGAAGGTATAGACAGCATAGAGCAAGCAGAATTGTATAGAAATAAGTACTTGATGGTTAAAAGAGAAGATGCAGTTGAACTGACTGAGGATAGTTACTATGTGGCTGATTTATTAAATTGCAATGTTTTCGAGCAGGGCGGAGAAGAACTTGGAAAAGTATATGATGTTCTTCATACTCCGGGTAATGATGTATATTGGGTTAAGGGAAATAAAGAAGTGCTAATTCCAGTGCTTAAGGATATTATAGTTAGTATAGACATTAATAAACGCGAAATAATAATTAAGCCAATAAAAGAATGGCAAGAATGA
- the trmD gene encoding tRNA (guanosine(37)-N1)-methyltransferase TrmD, producing the protein MKIDILTLFPEMFDIFNYSIIGRAIEKNILEISPRNIRDYAINKHKKVDDTPYGGGAGMVMQTQPLVHCINDVKLHNGGKVIFLGPRGITFTQDIAKKLSTEKELIFVCGHYEGIDERTYDYIDMEISLGDYVLTGGEMACIPIVDSICRLIPGVLSCPESFTEESFYDGVLEYPQYTRPECFEGKKVPEVLTSGHHENIRKWRRVQSLLITKEKRPDLFQKLNLTKEDKKLLSKAFERKQ; encoded by the coding sequence ATGAAAATAGACATTCTAACTCTATTCCCTGAAATGTTTGATATTTTTAATTATAGTATCATTGGAAGAGCCATAGAGAAAAATATACTGGAGATTTCTCCTCGTAATATTCGGGACTATGCAATAAACAAACATAAAAAGGTAGATGATACTCCTTATGGTGGAGGAGCAGGTATGGTAATGCAAACTCAACCGCTAGTTCACTGTATTAATGATGTTAAATTGCATAATGGTGGAAAGGTAATATTTTTGGGGCCACGGGGTATTACTTTTACCCAAGATATTGCAAAAAAGCTCAGCACGGAAAAAGAATTAATATTTGTATGTGGACATTACGAAGGTATTGATGAGAGAACCTATGACTATATAGATATGGAGATTTCTTTAGGTGATTATGTTTTGACAGGCGGAGAAATGGCATGTATTCCTATAGTCGATAGTATTTGTAGATTAATTCCAGGGGTATTATCTTGCCCGGAGAGTTTCACAGAAGAATCCTTTTATGATGGCGTACTAGAATATCCTCAGTATACAAGACCAGAATGCTTTGAGGGTAAAAAGGTTCCAGAGGTATTGACATCAGGACACCATGAAAACATACGAAAATGGAGAAGAGTGCAGTCACTCTTAATAACTAAAGAAAAAAGACCAGATTTATTTCAAAAACTTAATCTTACGAAGGAAGATAAAAAACTATTAAGTAAGGCTTTTGAAAGAAAGCAATAA
- the rplS gene encoding 50S ribosomal protein L19, with translation MLEIIRAIELEQIRTDLPEFSVGDTVKVHIKISEGNKERIQVFEGTVLKRQHGGLRETFTVRRVASGVGVEKTFPVNAPVIEKIEIVRLGKVRRAKLFYLRDRVGKAAKVKERMRK, from the coding sequence ATGTTAGAAATTATAAGAGCAATAGAATTAGAACAAATCAGAACTGACTTACCAGAATTTAGTGTAGGTGATACTGTTAAGGTTCACATCAAAATTAGTGAAGGTAACAAGGAGAGAATCCAAGTATTCGAAGGAACCGTTCTTAAAAGACAACACGGCGGTTTAAGAGAAACTTTCACAGTAAGAAGAGTAGCATCTGGTGTTGGTGTTGAAAAAACATTCCCAGTAAACGCTCCAGTAATCGAGAAAATTGAAATTGTAAGACTAGGTAAAGTTAGAAGAGCTAAACTATTCTACTTAAGAGATAGAGTTGGTAAGGCTGCAAAAGTTAAAGAAAGAATGAGAAAATAA
- the lepB gene encoding signal peptidase I, translating to MTKEVFAVVKSIAISLLIAVFIINFLFQIVTVNGESMVPTVQNNDKLIIEKVSYRITSAKRNDIVVIKYPADISQRIIKRVIAVAGDKVKINNNILYINDEIINEHYKNENFMEDYNEVLVPQDSIFVLGDNRNFSKDSRSSDVGFVKLNLLEGKAVIRLYPFNKMGGIK from the coding sequence TTGACAAAAGAAGTTTTTGCAGTAGTAAAATCTATAGCAATTTCACTTTTAATCGCTGTATTTATTATAAATTTCTTATTCCAAATAGTTACAGTGAATGGCGAATCTATGGTTCCTACGGTGCAAAATAATGATAAATTAATAATTGAAAAAGTATCATATAGAATAACATCGGCTAAGAGAAATGATATTGTAGTAATAAAGTACCCTGCTGATATAAGTCAAAGAATAATAAAAAGAGTTATAGCAGTTGCTGGAGATAAAGTTAAAATTAACAACAATATATTGTACATAAATGATGAAATTATTAATGAGCACTATAAAAATGAAAATTTTATGGAAGACTATAATGAAGTTTTGGTGCCACAAGATTCAATTTTTGTCCTCGGAGATAATAGAAATTTCAGTAAAGATAGTCGTAGTAGTGATGTTGGGTTTGTAAAACTCAATCTGTTGGAAGGAAAAGCGGTTATAAGGCTTTATCCATTCAATAAAATGGGAGGGATTAAATAG
- the ylqF gene encoding ribosome biogenesis GTPase YlqF: MTINWFPGHMAKTRRQIGESLKLVDAVIEIRDARIVKSSANPQIDEICKDKPRVILLNKSDLAEDKVTKDWIKKLTTDTIKPLAVNCITGQGLKSIKITLDELLKEKHDRQRKKGLVNIVTRVMVVGIPNVGKSSFINKLGKNNIAKTGDRPGVTKSKQWIKTSLGIELMDTPGVLWPRFEDETVGLNLAFTGAVKDEVIDIEELALRLVERLQVNNGERLMERYKLDEIMENPLDNLDNIAKKRGSVISRGNIDYNRVAVMLLDEFRGGKLGPISLERLDKV; encoded by the coding sequence ATGACAATAAATTGGTTTCCAGGTCATATGGCTAAGACAAGAAGACAAATTGGAGAGAGTTTAAAACTTGTTGATGCTGTAATAGAAATTAGAGATGCAAGGATAGTTAAATCAAGCGCCAATCCACAAATTGATGAGATATGTAAAGATAAGCCTAGAGTCATTTTACTAAACAAAAGTGATCTAGCTGAAGACAAAGTAACCAAAGACTGGATAAAAAAGCTTACAACTGATACTATAAAGCCATTGGCTGTAAATTGTATTACAGGTCAAGGTCTAAAAAGTATAAAGATTACGCTTGATGAGTTATTAAAAGAAAAACATGATAGACAAAGAAAAAAAGGATTAGTTAACATAGTTACGAGGGTTATGGTAGTTGGTATACCTAATGTTGGTAAATCTTCTTTTATAAATAAATTAGGAAAAAATAATATTGCTAAAACTGGTGATAGACCGGGAGTTACTAAAAGCAAGCAATGGATAAAAACTAGCTTAGGTATAGAATTAATGGATACTCCAGGTGTATTATGGCCTAGATTTGAAGACGAGACAGTTGGACTTAATTTGGCATTTACAGGTGCTGTAAAAGATGAAGTCATAGATATAGAGGAATTAGCACTTAGATTAGTAGAAAGACTACAAGTTAATAATGGAGAAAGGCTAATGGAAAGATATAAACTTGATGAGATTATGGAGAATCCTTTAGACAATCTAGATAATATTGCTAAAAAAAGAGGGTCAGTAATTTCTAGAGGTAATATTGACTATAATAGAGTCGCAGTTATGCTTTTAGATGAATTTAGAGGTGGAAAATTAGGACCTATATCATTAGAAAGACTAGATAAAGTTTAA
- a CDS encoding ribonuclease HII, giving the protein MSYKEISTYMLSLENAENDFSDGDKQIISNMLLQDKRKTVQKLGIKISRMIELKEKEIQRVKKMYEFDRSFGDYKYVAGVDEVGRGPLAGPIVAAAVVLDLKSNEDRDLILRANDSKKLSISSRKELAHIIKERALAYKIIAIDNKEIDEKGIGWCNNQVFIECCAGLTIKPELVLSDGYKIKNFSDLNEFVIKGDALSISIACASIIAKVYRDELMAQYHNEYPNYGFDRNVGYGTEEHVLAIKKYGTIPIHRKSFLKNILDENKN; this is encoded by the coding sequence ATGAGTTACAAGGAAATATCTACATATATGTTGAGTTTAGAGAATGCTGAAAACGATTTCTCTGATGGTGATAAGCAAATCATATCTAATATGCTATTACAAGACAAGAGGAAAACCGTTCAAAAATTAGGTATTAAAATATCTAGAATGATTGAGCTAAAAGAAAAGGAAATTCAGAGAGTAAAAAAAATGTACGAATTTGATAGAAGCTTTGGGGACTATAAATATGTTGCTGGAGTAGATGAAGTTGGAAGAGGCCCTTTAGCTGGACCTATAGTTGCAGCGGCAGTAGTATTAGATTTAAAATCAAACGAGGATAGAGATTTAATCTTAAGAGCTAACGATTCTAAAAAATTATCAATATCTAGCAGAAAAGAGCTAGCTCATATTATTAAAGAAAGAGCCTTAGCCTATAAAATTATTGCTATTGACAATAAAGAGATTGATGAAAAAGGCATTGGTTGGTGCAATAATCAAGTATTTATAGAATGCTGTGCGGGGCTAACTATTAAACCAGAATTAGTATTATCAGATGGTTATAAAATAAAAAACTTTTCAGATTTAAATGAGTTTGTAATAAAGGGAGATGCATTAAGTATAAGCATAGCGTGTGCTTCTATAATTGCAAAAGTATATAGAGATGAACTGATGGCACAGTATCATAATGAATACCCAAATTACGGATTTGATAGAAATGTTGGTTACGGCACAGAAGAACATGTGCTTGCAATAAAAAAATACGGAACTATTCCAATACATAGAAAAAGTTTTTTGAAAAATATTTTAGACGAAAATAAAAATTAA